A single region of the Bacillus cereus genome encodes:
- a CDS encoding TrmB family transcriptional regulator, with protein MDEIIKELQKLGFSQYECKAYIGLLKHSPVTGYEVSKQTGVPRSMIYEVLGKLMDKGAVHIVPSEPVKYVPVPATELMNRMRKDFEKSFEFLDEKLNCLEQERQIDVISHIRSNDRVVKEICNIINRAKEELWISVWEEQVHEIEPYIHQKEKEGVHIFSILFGAPDTKIGATFHHNYMTPHVVEKRMGGHLTVIARDGEEVLIANFSNDSTSWAVTTYDPALVLVATEYVRHDIMVEEITKEFGADKLDTLWRENIDLVHVVTGKRTMEGMEDDKDE; from the coding sequence ATGGATGAAATTATAAAGGAATTACAAAAGTTAGGTTTTTCCCAGTACGAATGTAAAGCGTATATTGGACTATTAAAACATTCTCCAGTAACTGGGTATGAAGTGAGTAAACAGACAGGAGTACCTCGTTCTATGATTTATGAAGTGCTCGGTAAATTGATGGATAAAGGAGCGGTGCATATCGTTCCGTCAGAACCAGTGAAATATGTACCGGTACCAGCTACCGAATTAATGAATCGAATGCGAAAAGACTTTGAGAAGTCCTTTGAATTTTTAGATGAGAAATTAAATTGTTTAGAACAAGAGCGACAAATAGATGTAATTTCGCATATTCGCTCAAATGATCGTGTTGTAAAAGAAATATGCAATATAATTAATAGGGCAAAGGAAGAGTTATGGATTTCTGTATGGGAAGAACAAGTGCATGAAATTGAGCCATATATTCATCAAAAGGAAAAGGAAGGTGTACATATATTTTCAATCTTATTTGGTGCTCCGGATACAAAAATAGGCGCGACGTTTCACCATAACTATATGACGCCCCACGTTGTTGAAAAGAGAATGGGTGGTCATTTAACTGTTATTGCTCGTGATGGAGAGGAAGTATTAATAGCCAACTTCTCAAATGATAGCACTTCATGGGCCGTTACAACGTATGACCCAGCTTTAGTTCTCGTTGCTACAGAGTATGTGCGGCACGATATTATGGTCGAAGAAATCACGAAGGAATTTGGAGCTGATAAGTTAGATACGTTATGGCGTGAAAATATAGATTTAGTTCATGTCGTAACAGGAAAACGAACGATGGAAGGAATGGAGGATGATAAGGATGAGTAA
- a CDS encoding DUF3951 domain-containing protein codes for MILLTIGAILLTLFIFFIIGFITFMMFVDKATPQIYYTPCESVTVKSKGKNRRKKS; via the coding sequence ATGATACTTTTAACGATAGGAGCAATTTTGTTAACGTTATTTATTTTCTTTATTATCGGCTTCATTACGTTTATGATGTTTGTTGATAAGGCGACACCTCAAATTTATTATACACCTTGTGAATCAGTGACAGTGAAATCTAAAGGTAAAAATAGAAGGAAGAAAAGTTGA
- a CDS encoding antibiotic biosynthesis monooxygenase family protein translates to MKSDLEKNKPYYAVIFTSNLSNDTTDYSTVAETMEELAKQQPGFLGVESARDHSGLGITISYWESLEAIENWKQNALHKEAKKRGREQWYENFHLRICLVEKEFKFHRGRL, encoded by the coding sequence ATGAAATCTGATTTAGAAAAAAACAAACCTTATTATGCGGTTATATTCACTTCTAATTTATCAAATGATACAACAGATTATAGTACCGTTGCCGAAACAATGGAGGAACTTGCGAAACAGCAACCTGGATTTCTAGGTGTAGAAAGTGCACGAGATCATTCGGGACTCGGTATCACAATTTCTTATTGGGAATCACTTGAGGCAATTGAAAATTGGAAACAGAACGCCTTACATAAAGAAGCGAAAAAAAGAGGCCGTGAGCAATGGTATGAAAACTTCCACTTGCGCATATGCCTTGTTGAGAAAGAATTTAAGTTTCATAGAGGTAGATTGTAA
- a CDS encoding DUF4398 domain-containing protein, which yields MKKLSFVMLFLLVVMTGCSNYDTYIETGMQSLKNEKYSDAIMWFEKAEKEKSGNEAKAYKEVAQLLDHGATALKDGKYLETKDIANEVLQKKKDDALEKAVKSNAENMLQKAKDVEEKVNERVAKRKKIDEEGIDKLIKAVDSIDDVKEKEKKVSEALDKAEEAQVKIEEKKNK from the coding sequence ATGAAAAAATTAAGTTTTGTTATGCTTTTTCTGTTAGTCGTAATGACTGGATGTAGCAATTATGACACGTATATTGAAACAGGTATGCAATCATTGAAAAATGAAAAATATAGTGATGCGATTATGTGGTTTGAAAAAGCGGAAAAAGAGAAATCAGGAAATGAAGCGAAGGCATATAAAGAAGTCGCTCAGTTATTGGATCACGGTGCGACAGCATTAAAAGACGGTAAGTATTTAGAAACGAAAGACATTGCAAATGAAGTGTTACAAAAGAAAAAAGACGATGCACTTGAGAAAGCTGTGAAATCAAATGCAGAAAATATGCTTCAAAAAGCAAAAGATGTTGAAGAAAAAGTAAATGAAAGAGTAGCGAAACGAAAAAAGATAGATGAAGAAGGAATCGATAAATTGATTAAAGCTGTGGATAGTATAGATGATGTAAAAGAAAAAGAGAAGAAAGTTTCAGAAGCATTAGATAAGGCTGAAGAGGCACAAGTAAAAATTGAGGAAAAGAAAAATAAATAG
- a CDS encoding helix-turn-helix domain-containing protein, translating into MATLGEKIKALRKEKKLTQTALAGSELTKSMLSQIENGKATPSMKTLQYIAEKLGCETSFLLEDDDVEIVELIQQMDQLIKANKCDKVYETLLPIVQKELPPTLNTARLYKQFITGAAIMKDYSIESYVEKATSIFEKYTLYRDSTETKLTFSYTLFSRKKYEECLQLIARIRDDYEANHLEMDLIIHIRLCLKEAIILLACGKYEECEKIILEALAFSKKHQVYYKTDEFYRILSYQKVMTADKEQYLHYIKKSEQFAIFTEDTLSVAIVDILKAYYYNTITKEYTIALEHVEQFREKLKDEPIFQEDGLYYLETGKALYGLKKYEEALEAFQRAKIPDYMMHPLDQAWLTTAGAYRALCYVKLNDKQRALEEAIEAAQKIQPYPDSIFSSFIKGTLQIIQKL; encoded by the coding sequence ATGGCAACTCTCGGAGAAAAAATTAAAGCATTACGAAAAGAAAAAAAACTTACACAAACAGCACTAGCAGGTTCCGAATTGACAAAAAGCATGCTTAGTCAAATTGAAAATGGAAAAGCTACACCTTCCATGAAAACATTACAATATATCGCTGAAAAACTTGGGTGCGAAACGAGTTTTTTACTAGAAGATGATGATGTAGAAATTGTAGAACTCATTCAACAAATGGATCAACTTATAAAGGCTAATAAATGTGATAAGGTGTATGAAACTTTACTTCCTATCGTTCAAAAGGAACTCCCTCCCACTTTAAATACTGCCCGATTATATAAACAATTTATTACTGGAGCAGCTATAATGAAAGATTACAGCATTGAGTCTTACGTTGAAAAAGCAACTTCTATTTTTGAAAAATATACTTTATACAGAGACAGTACTGAAACAAAATTAACATTTTCTTATACGTTATTCTCACGTAAAAAGTATGAGGAATGTTTGCAGCTTATTGCTCGTATTCGAGATGATTATGAAGCGAACCATTTAGAAATGGATCTTATTATACATATCAGATTGTGCTTAAAAGAAGCCATTATTTTACTCGCATGTGGCAAATATGAGGAATGTGAAAAAATCATATTAGAAGCATTAGCATTTTCAAAAAAACATCAAGTGTATTATAAAACAGATGAATTTTATCGCATATTATCTTATCAAAAAGTCATGACGGCTGATAAAGAACAGTATTTACATTACATTAAGAAATCTGAGCAATTCGCCATTTTTACAGAAGACACTTTATCCGTTGCGATCGTAGATATATTAAAAGCGTATTACTACAACACGATTACTAAAGAATATACAATTGCATTAGAACATGTAGAACAATTTCGAGAAAAACTAAAAGACGAACCGATTTTCCAAGAAGATGGGTTGTATTACCTCGAAACTGGAAAAGCTTTGTACGGATTAAAGAAATACGAGGAAGCTCTGGAAGCTTTTCAACGTGCTAAAATACCAGATTATATGATGCATCCACTTGATCAAGCATGGCTTACAACAGCAGGTGCATATCGTGCCCTTTGTTATGTAAAACTTAACGATAAGCAAAGAGCGCTTGAAGAAGCAATCGAAGCAGCTCAAAAAATACAACCTTATCCGGATTCCATCTTTTCATCATTTATTAAGGGAACATTACAAATAATACAAAAACTTTAA
- a CDS encoding flagellar basal-body rod protein FlgG, with product MNGLYIGSMGMMNYMQRINVHSNNVANAQTTGFKAENMTSKVFDVQDTYRRGDGAVTNIGSVDYAVVPAATHVNLVQGNIQMTNSATDFFLDDGTAGTTSFFVTSKNDETFLTRDGSFTVNSDRYLQTSSGAYVMDVNNERIRIPENVDFFVSNNGEIYREVNDGTLQKPDIKRIVIAQLQTKTVDAEANARLMQRENKSFTLAEGNIADLPNGTGAVKNHMLENSNVDMTKEMANLMTSQKMIQASQRVMTSFDKIYEKEANEILK from the coding sequence ATGAACGGTCTTTATATAGGTTCTATGGGTATGATGAATTACATGCAGCGCATTAATGTTCATTCGAATAACGTTGCAAATGCTCAAACGACAGGATTTAAAGCAGAAAATATGACTTCTAAAGTATTTGATGTACAAGACACATATCGCCGTGGTGATGGAGCTGTGACAAATATCGGTTCGGTCGATTACGCTGTAGTACCAGCCGCAACGCATGTGAACTTAGTACAAGGAAATATACAAATGACAAATAGTGCTACAGATTTCTTTTTAGATGACGGTACAGCCGGTACAACATCATTTTTCGTTACATCTAAAAACGATGAAACGTTTTTAACGAGAGATGGTAGTTTTACAGTGAATAGTGATCGTTATTTACAAACATCTTCAGGTGCTTATGTTATGGATGTAAATAATGAACGTATTCGTATTCCTGAAAATGTTGATTTCTTCGTATCTAATAATGGAGAAATCTATAGAGAAGTTAACGATGGAACTTTGCAAAAACCAGATATTAAGAGAATAGTAATTGCACAGTTGCAAACAAAAACAGTAGATGCAGAAGCGAATGCACGTCTAATGCAAAGAGAGAATAAAAGCTTTACACTAGCAGAAGGAAACATTGCTGATTTACCGAACGGAACAGGGGCAGTAAAAAATCATATGCTAGAAAATTCAAATGTAGATATGACGAAAGAGATGGCAAATCTTATGACGAGTCAAAAGATGATTCAAGCATCGCAGCGTGTTATGACTTCATTTGATAAAATTTATGAAAAAGAAGCAAATGAAATATTGAAATAG
- a CDS encoding dienelactone hydrolase family protein, whose protein sequence is MKKKLALIAVHEIYGVNDHMHHVIDHFTSSHIDVFCPNLLQLQQPFHYNNEEKAYQYFMYHIGFDGGKKQIEGLIHSLCNRYTHIGLIGFSVGATISWLCSNNPKLDFIIGCYGSRIRDYVHMKPACATLLIFPEKEISFSVSSLTKTLQQQDNPLLEIKQIQGEHGFLNPYTEKYNEHSTKQVYNLIDSFLMKPLL, encoded by the coding sequence ATGAAGAAAAAATTAGCTCTCATTGCTGTTCATGAAATATATGGTGTGAACGACCATATGCATCACGTCATTGATCACTTCACTTCATCTCATATAGATGTATTCTGTCCTAATCTTCTACAATTACAACAGCCATTTCATTATAATAATGAAGAAAAAGCATACCAATATTTTATGTATCACATTGGCTTTGATGGTGGAAAAAAGCAAATTGAGGGACTCATTCATAGCCTTTGCAATCGTTACACACATATTGGACTTATCGGCTTTAGCGTTGGAGCTACCATCTCATGGCTATGTAGTAACAATCCAAAACTAGATTTTATTATTGGATGTTACGGTTCTCGTATACGCGATTATGTTCACATGAAACCTGCATGTGCTACATTACTGATTTTTCCTGAAAAAGAAATTAGTTTTTCAGTATCCTCCTTAACGAAAACATTACAGCAACAAGATAATCCTTTATTAGAAATAAAACAAATACAAGGTGAGCATGGATTTTTAAATCCATACACTGAAAAATATAACGAACACTCTACAAAACAAGTATACAATTTAATAGACTCATTTCTTATGAAACCACTCTTATAA
- a CDS encoding NtaA/DmoA family FMN-dependent monooxygenase (This protein belongs to a clade of FMN-dependent monooxygenases, within a broader family of flavin-dependent oxidoreductases, the luciferase-like monooxygenase (LMM) family, some of whose members use coenzyme F420 rather than FMN.), protein MSTKKQLCIGLCLISRKKEQESEFNSGIDEQVELAKQAEKSKLDFVFKADYLVAHPDLIARNKGNVILDPTLLFTAIAYATEKIGVVTTASTSFYPPYILARQLQSLNWISNGRVGWNIVTSIDGAENFGEAGMPPSEERYAKAAECTELVRKLWRSHPYEVLKEDNADVIREMVKPIEHRGEHFEVKGPLNIPQHISGEMPLFQAGASESGRNFAASVADAIFAATPDVESGMELRQDLRRRAKQHGRKQDDIRVLPGLYFFIGDTYEEALEMHRQAHQHLTIEKRFALLEMVLGLDTRGIPLENKITEEMLSSRDQTVRSKTHAELLRNFIIKNEPTLEQILERPEVVGSAHWVAIGTPQDVFQQIMDRFEAGALDGFIAIPGGPPKSLDLFLSRVIPLFVKAGVFREEYTGSTLREHLEGHTSKTLQLK, encoded by the coding sequence ATGTCTACAAAAAAACAACTTTGCATTGGATTATGTTTAATTTCTAGAAAGAAAGAGCAAGAGAGTGAGTTTAATTCGGGAATTGATGAACAAGTAGAGTTAGCGAAACAAGCAGAAAAATCGAAGTTAGATTTTGTTTTTAAAGCCGACTATTTAGTGGCGCATCCAGATTTAATTGCTCGTAATAAGGGGAATGTAATTTTAGATCCAACATTATTATTTACTGCTATTGCGTATGCAACAGAAAAAATTGGAGTTGTTACGACAGCTTCAACATCATTTTATCCACCATACATACTAGCGAGGCAACTACAATCTTTAAATTGGATTAGCAATGGCCGAGTAGGATGGAACATTGTCACATCAATTGACGGTGCTGAAAACTTTGGTGAGGCAGGGATGCCACCATCTGAGGAACGATACGCGAAAGCGGCAGAATGTACAGAGTTAGTAAGAAAACTTTGGAGGAGTCATCCTTATGAGGTTTTGAAAGAAGATAACGCAGATGTAATTAGAGAGATGGTAAAGCCTATTGAGCATCGTGGTGAGCATTTTGAGGTGAAAGGTCCACTTAATATACCGCAGCACATTTCTGGAGAAATGCCATTATTTCAAGCGGGTGCTTCAGAGTCTGGCCGGAATTTCGCTGCTTCTGTTGCGGATGCAATTTTTGCTGCAACGCCAGATGTGGAGTCAGGAATGGAACTGCGTCAAGATTTAAGAAGAAGAGCAAAGCAGCATGGGCGAAAGCAAGATGATATACGTGTATTACCTGGATTATATTTCTTTATAGGTGATACATATGAAGAAGCGCTAGAGATGCATAGGCAAGCTCATCAACATCTCACAATCGAGAAGAGATTTGCTTTACTTGAAATGGTACTCGGACTAGACACTAGAGGGATTCCGCTAGAAAATAAGATTACGGAAGAGATGCTGTCAAGTCGGGATCAAACCGTTCGCAGTAAAACACATGCCGAATTATTACGGAACTTCATCATTAAAAATGAACCAACCCTTGAACAAATACTAGAACGACCAGAAGTTGTTGGCTCCGCTCATTGGGTTGCGATTGGTACACCACAAGACGTATTCCAGCAAATTATGGATAGGTTTGAGGCAGGAGCGTTAGATGGATTTATTGCTATTCCAGGAGGACCTCCAAAGTCATTGGATCTATTCTTAAGTAGGGTCATTCCTTTATTTGTGAAGGCCGGTGTATTTAGGGAAGAGTATACAGGTTCTACTTTACGGGAGCATTTAGAGGGACATACCTCAAAAACATTGCAGTTAAAATAA
- a CDS encoding LysR family transcriptional regulator, with amino-acid sequence MNLLKLEIVVLIKKYKKLTIVAEKLGVKQPTITFHIKSLEEELGVSLFELRSGRYFLTEAGEALHHYACKIDALMKEARRVTQEFKDFNKGAITIGASYVPATYLLPEVVHQFQCEFPNIKITLMVKTAPEIRTMLQNHEIDLGIISAAPFDEPLLKQTNIIPDTLVLAFSKEHHFSKKENVSLQDIEKERILLHRNPSTTRDLLTQWTLAHNITFQSEIELDSLETLKQILKYGNGVAFISKLAIEQEVQRNELCYIPIPDFEFQRNIYTIHHEDRWDSKIISFLLHSITSFAEKN; translated from the coding sequence ATGAATCTCTTAAAATTAGAAATTGTAGTGCTTATTAAGAAATACAAAAAGCTTACGATTGTTGCAGAAAAACTTGGTGTTAAACAACCTACTATTACCTTTCATATAAAAAGCTTAGAAGAGGAACTCGGTGTGTCTTTATTTGAATTACGTTCTGGAAGATATTTCTTAACAGAGGCTGGAGAGGCATTGCATCATTATGCTTGTAAAATAGATGCACTTATGAAAGAAGCTAGGCGGGTCACACAAGAGTTTAAAGATTTTAATAAAGGCGCTATAACAATTGGTGCTAGTTATGTACCAGCGACTTATCTTTTACCAGAAGTTGTACACCAATTTCAATGCGAATTTCCCAATATAAAAATAACACTCATGGTAAAAACAGCTCCTGAAATTCGAACGATGCTACAAAATCATGAAATTGATCTCGGGATAATTTCTGCTGCACCATTTGATGAACCACTTTTAAAACAAACGAATATAATACCTGATACACTTGTCCTTGCTTTTTCCAAAGAACATCATTTTTCTAAAAAAGAAAATGTATCCTTACAAGATATCGAGAAGGAGCGTATACTATTGCATCGTAACCCATCTACAACCCGAGATTTACTTACACAATGGACGTTAGCACATAACATTACATTCCAATCTGAAATTGAATTAGATTCATTAGAAACGTTAAAACAAATTTTAAAATATGGTAATGGTGTCGCCTTTATTTCTAAACTTGCTATTGAACAAGAAGTACAGCGAAATGAGCTATGCTATATACCGATCCCTGATTTTGAATTTCAGCGTAATATTTATACCATTCATCATGAGGACAGGTGGGATTCTAAAATAATTTCTTTTTTACTACATAGCATTACTTCTTTTGCAGAAAAAAATTAA
- a CDS encoding H-type small acid-soluble spore protein translates to MNIQRAKELSESSEEANVSFQGMPVMIQHVDESNETARIYDATNPERELTVPVNSLEEI, encoded by the coding sequence ATGAATATACAACGAGCAAAAGAGCTTTCTGAGTCCTCAGAAGAAGCTAATGTTAGTTTTCAAGGAATGCCTGTTATGATTCAACACGTTGATGAAAGCAACGAAACCGCCCGCATATATGATGCAACGAATCCAGAACGCGAATTAACAGTTCCAGTTAATAGCTTAGAGGAAATATAA
- a CDS encoding ABC transporter ATP-binding protein, giving the protein MDIKIHGLEKAFGKTQALKPLQIVMKKGEFTTLLGPSGCGKTTLLRMIAGLEEPDKGEIYFGDKCMYSSTKKIKTSPHERNIGMVFQDFALWPHMTVFENVAFGLRATKQTNQLREKVEDAIKQVRLQGMEKRYPHELSGGQQQRVAFARAIVTKPHFILFDEPLSALDAILREEMRLELMDIVHSIGLTALYVTHDQTEAMSMSDQIIVMKQGEVLQKGTPEDIYVKPSHEFVAKFVGKANWLVENKQMIRPEHVNWTKNEVCDTYTGEIQHVTYVGERYEVKVNMGTLGVWTAYHNSKLSVGKPVSLHVPKKCIHHIGGESYEEIQFA; this is encoded by the coding sequence ATGGATATTAAAATTCATGGATTAGAAAAGGCATTTGGAAAAACGCAGGCTTTAAAGCCGTTACAGATTGTAATGAAAAAAGGCGAATTCACTACACTTTTAGGACCTTCAGGATGCGGGAAAACGACTTTACTTAGAATGATTGCAGGGCTTGAAGAACCAGATAAAGGTGAAATATATTTTGGAGATAAGTGCATGTATTCCTCGACAAAGAAAATAAAAACATCTCCTCATGAACGGAATATCGGTATGGTATTTCAAGATTTTGCTTTATGGCCGCATATGACTGTATTTGAAAATGTTGCATTTGGTTTAAGGGCTACAAAGCAAACGAATCAATTAAGAGAAAAGGTAGAAGATGCGATAAAGCAAGTTCGTTTGCAAGGTATGGAGAAAAGGTATCCGCATGAACTCTCAGGTGGACAGCAGCAACGTGTCGCATTTGCTAGAGCAATTGTAACAAAACCTCATTTTATTTTGTTCGATGAACCGCTTAGTGCACTTGATGCAATTTTGCGAGAAGAAATGCGATTAGAACTTATGGATATCGTTCATTCCATTGGTTTAACGGCATTGTATGTAACTCACGATCAAACAGAAGCTATGTCAATGTCAGATCAAATTATTGTTATGAAGCAAGGAGAAGTATTACAAAAAGGAACACCAGAAGATATTTATGTGAAACCGTCTCATGAATTTGTTGCAAAATTTGTTGGTAAGGCAAATTGGCTTGTAGAGAATAAACAAATGATTCGTCCAGAGCACGTGAACTGGACAAAAAATGAAGTGTGCGATACGTATACAGGTGAAATTCAGCACGTTACTTATGTAGGAGAACGTTATGAAGTAAAAGTAAATATGGGGACATTAGGTGTATGGACAGCTTATCACAACAGTAAGCTAAGCGTCGGTAAACCGGTATCGTTACATGTACCCAAAAAATGTATTCATCATATAGGGGGAGAATCGTATGAAGAAATTCAGTTCGCTTAA
- a CDS encoding MFS transporter, whose translation MGDVSIVPNDSKMKIATRNIILMMIGKMTSLLGAGIYTFAMGLYVLKTTGSGMGFATTLVCGSLPRMICGPIAGAVADRVNRKWLVIGTDLLSSLTMLIMFILATIFGPSLLFIYISAALLSICASFYSVALTSSIPSLVDEGRIQKASALNQTAASLSNILGPIIGGVVFGFFSIKSFFLLNSITFFLAVILQLFIVFDLYKKEVAESKEHFLTSIKEGFSYVKRQHEIYGLMKIALWVNFFACGLTVALPYIIVHTLHLSSKQLGTVEGMLAVGMLMGAIALSVRKEVNNLFRSIYSGLFLFAGLSLCTVFPLLVTIPKVASFIYYIAFMMLTGISIMIVNIPMQVHMQKTTDPSYLGRVFGLLETIATAIAPLGMIVYGLLLDILPTSIVMMTIGGGLLLVVLVGVKQHMAKRKVNVSA comes from the coding sequence ATGGGGGATGTAAGTATAGTTCCAAATGATTCAAAAATGAAGATTGCAACGAGAAATATTATTTTAATGATGATTGGAAAGATGACGTCTTTGCTAGGGGCAGGTATTTATACGTTCGCAATGGGGTTATACGTATTAAAGACAACTGGTTCAGGGATGGGGTTCGCTACTACGCTCGTTTGCGGATCACTTCCAAGGATGATCTGTGGTCCGATTGCAGGTGCTGTAGCAGACCGTGTTAATCGAAAATGGCTTGTCATTGGCACTGATTTATTAAGTAGCTTAACGATGCTTATTATGTTTATTCTTGCTACTATATTTGGACCATCACTTCTTTTTATTTATATTTCAGCAGCATTATTATCAATTTGTGCAAGTTTTTATTCTGTTGCATTAACTTCGTCTATTCCGAGTTTAGTAGATGAGGGGCGTATTCAAAAAGCGAGTGCTTTAAATCAAACGGCAGCTTCTTTATCAAATATTTTAGGTCCGATTATTGGTGGAGTTGTATTTGGTTTCTTTTCAATTAAGTCGTTCTTTTTGTTAAATAGTATTACGTTCTTTTTAGCGGTTATTTTGCAATTATTTATTGTATTTGATTTATATAAAAAAGAAGTGGCTGAGAGTAAAGAGCATTTCTTGACGAGTATAAAAGAAGGTTTTTCATATGTAAAACGACAGCATGAAATATATGGTTTAATGAAAATAGCATTGTGGGTAAACTTTTTTGCGTGTGGGCTAACAGTTGCACTTCCATACATTATCGTCCATACATTGCATTTATCTTCAAAGCAACTCGGTACTGTAGAGGGAATGTTAGCAGTCGGGATGTTAATGGGTGCGATTGCTTTATCAGTGCGTAAAGAAGTGAATAATCTGTTTCGTTCTATTTATAGTGGACTGTTTTTATTTGCGGGTTTGAGTTTATGTACAGTTTTCCCGTTGTTAGTTACCATTCCGAAAGTAGCAAGTTTTATTTACTATATTGCTTTTATGATGTTAACTGGTATATCAATTATGATTGTAAATATTCCGATGCAAGTACATATGCAAAAGACGACAGATCCGAGCTATTTAGGGCGTGTGTTCGGCCTACTTGAAACAATTGCTACTGCAATCGCACCGCTCGGTATGATTGTATATGGATTATTATTAGATATATTACCTACTAGCATTGTTATGATGACAATAGGTGGAGGATTATTGTTAGTTGTATTAGTTGGAGTAAAGCAGCATATGGCGAAAAGAAAAGTAAATGTGTCAGCTTAA
- a CDS encoding AzlC family ABC transporter permease yields the protein MSKAQAHVALQSDDTFQQGVKDCLPTVFGYLSIGIAAGVIAKTAGFSIIEIAFMSTLIYAGSAQFILAGMYAAGAPASAIIFTVFFVNLRHLLMSAALAPYFAKLPLLKNVMIGSQITDETFGVAVQHAVQKGYVGERWMIGLNVTAYLNWILATIIGGLFGEWIPDPHTYGMDYALPAMFIGLFVLQLISSKPKLAIHLSVAIVAIIIAYVSHLFMPDSIAVIIATLLAATIGVLIEKWK from the coding sequence ATGAGTAAAGCTCAGGCACATGTAGCTTTGCAGAGCGATGATACATTTCAGCAAGGAGTAAAAGATTGTTTACCAACTGTATTTGGTTATTTAAGCATCGGTATAGCAGCTGGTGTAATTGCAAAAACAGCAGGTTTCTCCATCATTGAAATTGCGTTTATGTCCACTTTAATTTATGCAGGTTCTGCCCAATTTATATTAGCTGGTATGTATGCAGCCGGTGCCCCTGCTTCAGCAATCATTTTCACCGTTTTTTTTGTTAATTTACGCCACCTTTTAATGAGTGCTGCCCTTGCACCATACTTTGCGAAACTTCCTCTATTAAAAAATGTAATGATCGGTTCTCAAATTACAGATGAAACGTTCGGCGTTGCAGTGCAGCACGCAGTGCAAAAAGGATATGTAGGCGAAAGATGGATGATCGGGCTTAATGTAACAGCGTATTTAAATTGGATTCTTGCTACTATTATTGGCGGGCTGTTTGGTGAGTGGATACCAGATCCGCATACGTACGGGATGGATTATGCATTACCAGCGATGTTCATCGGATTATTTGTACTTCAGCTAATAAGTAGTAAACCGAAACTAGCAATTCATTTAAGTGTAGCAATTGTAGCGATTATTATCGCATACGTTTCACACTTATTTATGCCAGATAGTATAGCGGTTATTATTGCAACACTACTAGCTGCGACGATTGGAGTGCTGATTGAAAAATGGAAATGA
- a CDS encoding AzlD domain-containing protein has product MEMRLDVLLLLLAAGAVTLVPRILPLLVFSKLQIPDWGLKWLNYIPIAILAALLAQVLFMHETMQWDYLIAAIPTFLVAIYTRSLLGTVLTGVIVIILLRFFF; this is encoded by the coding sequence ATGGAAATGAGATTAGATGTATTATTACTATTACTAGCGGCAGGAGCTGTCACACTAGTGCCGCGTATTTTGCCTCTTCTCGTATTTAGTAAACTACAAATTCCAGACTGGGGTTTAAAATGGTTAAATTACATACCAATTGCGATATTAGCAGCACTTTTAGCACAAGTATTATTTATGCATGAGACGATGCAGTGGGATTATCTTATCGCGGCAATTCCAACATTTCTTGTCGCAATCTATACTCGTAGTCTATTAGGCACCGTATTAACTGGAGTGATTGTGATTATTTTGTTACGTTTCTTTTTCTAG